The stretch of DNA ACACACTCACAAAGATTATATGACATAAGCCTTGCAACgtcatcgatactccaggggttactatcactgaagttatattcacccctggactatctcattgaaaaactggaggcagtttaggaggaaaaaactgaccaatcacaggttgcagagacttcctttgaagatgaCAAAGAGAGACACTCCAGACTTCAAggcaacacagtcaaccacagtgtaccgttctACAATTCCTGTGATAAAGGATCAAATTACTTTTGTCTTCTGTTGCCTAcagttttactgtgagatagtccaagggtagatataacatcagtgaaaGCAACTCCTGGATTACCGAAGATGGTCTTGTCTTTATCCTTGTAATAACAAACTGCCAAACGTAACAATGCACGTTGATAGCTTCCTTCATTAGTGAATAACAAAAACTGAATATGATATCACTTATTCCTAACAAACTACGAAACTAAACCTTCCAATTGTGTAGGATATCCGTCCTGGTCAAAATGAACTTTGGCCTCCTCGTGCGTATTCCATTGGTGTGACAGCGCCCCCTCCCGTCTCTCCGTTAACCACTCCATGGACTCTTTCGCGACATCTACAAATTTTACTTCACTGGAGTAGTAGCTTAGTCCTGCTATATTCATCCCGATACTCACGTTTCTGTTCGGCATACTGTAAagaaaatcaaagtactgtaagtactgaagtCTTAAAGAGAAAGAGCCATcaagtttggtttggtttggtttgtttatttttacgtcctattaacagccagggtcatgtaaggacgtgccaggtttgttggtggaggaaagccggagtacccggagaaaaaccaccgaccagcggtcagtacctggcaactgccccacatgggattcgaacccgcatcccagaggtggagggcttgtggtaatatgtcgggacatcttaaccactcggccaccgcggcccctccATCAAGTAAGAAAGCATGACACAGTTGACCCAAAAGGTGATTACTTTATTTACTTGATTAGCTGAATTTTCATTTCTTCTTTACTGCAAAATCTGTGATTAAATCTTCTCTAAAACGTGACAATTAGGGACAAAATTGTATACAATTGTACTTCAGAATTCTATAAACGTTTGTTGGACAAGAAATCAAAGTTCATGCATTAGAAACTGGTTAAActatcatttgaacaactgGGCCAAGTTCTGTAGGACTAAATGATAAACGCGAAAAATGTCAAATTCGGCGTTTATTTGTGATATGAAATTAAGATGGATTCATCGAAATTGCAAATGCGCTACAGTTACATGTTGGCCAACATTTTCATAACAACCAATATGAAAGTTTTATATCAATCTATAAAATTGTATTCGCAGTTTGAAAACGaagaaaattttacattttgagaattgaaacacttaaataaaagtgttttaattTAACACATAGGTAGAGCGCGTTGATGCAATGAATTTGACCTTGATAATTCGTGTTTAGTGAGTAAAATTTGCATTGTGTAAAGACTGTGGTGTAACCCATTTTTTCAAAGCCATCCTACATGGCTttccttgtttgtttgtttgttttttttttaatttctacactatattttatcaaatagacaAAAATTCGCCAAAAGTAGCACGCGTAAAGAAGGGGTATCATTTTAGGCCATTCACACGGTCGGGAATCACGTGGCTTGAAGTGGTGGGCCCAcatacaaacaaaatgtatgtcGAGAGGAAATTCGAAACGTTTGAAAAAAAGGCGCAATGGATTATAAGTTATCAAACCTATTGGACATCACGAGTCAATTCACACCAGTAGCCTATAGACGCTAGACATCTTTTCTAAATCTACCCATATTCATATGACTGCCCAGCTCTGTATGGTTTCTGCAAACAATCGTGGGACTTTTGTTGGAAATTGGATTACTTCATTCTCTCACAGTGTCGTTTAGTGAACCCCACGAATGCATTAAGATTTATCCATTTAAAGAGGAAATCCAAGCTTTAACTATGCGTAAATATGTAATTGTATTCATCCATATTACTTTTGATCATCTGAAAAAGTTAAAGGCcattttattgatgtttttgaAAATGGAAAGTGTCATGCATATTGGTTTTCATAGAGAAAAAGTGGAGAGTGATCACACTTGAAAGGATATctgaacaaaaatgtttattcTCTCTTACCTTTAAAGCCTCTTCAAATTGTAAAATCGTAGGGATTAGAACTCAAATTTAGTTACCATGGTTTTGCAAGCTCGAAAAACCGTAAAAATTAGATCTGTCCAAAATTGAACACTACAAACCCATTGCAAATGCTGTTTagattcaaaatatataatatacttttgaaaatgcaatatttcaGATTAGATAGCTGTGTTTATATGATTAAAGCATGCgctttattttgttaatatttacaaatatactgtacactgaATATATCTTCTTTTCCGGTTCCagttcaaataattaataaagcCTTGAATGGACTGACGCTACCCTGCACTGCCAATTGTCGTTCTAAAGGGCCCGTCCGAAATACCGCCTCGAATGGGCCGTCACTGTCCGGCAAGTTGATGTCACCTTAAATAACACCTGGAGAGGACCGTCACTGTCCGGTACTGTCAATGTCGTCCTAAACACCGCCTTGAATGAGCCGTCACTGGTCGTAATTGACTCGTGAGGTCAAATAGGTTTTATAACTTACCTCTTTGCTTCTTCTCTACCGCTCCGGATTTCCCCTCGGCAGACATTTTGTTTGTGCGTGGGCCCACCACGTGAAACCACGTGATTACTGACATTGACTCAGtgataagaaaatatattgCACGAAGATACCTTAgtgtcagctgcatattgtacgCTATTCAAAGCATCAATTTCGCACTGGTCTCATAGTAATTTATCAGGTCAAAGTGCCAAGATAGAGCAAATGCTTTACTATATAGGTGACTGACACCTATTGTGTACTTTCTAAATAGGTCAACTCCTTTCTAAACTTTCTAAACTGAAATTCTCAATCCATGATACACATGCAAAATCTGCAAAAATACATTGGGGCGAAAACGTAAATTGTTGCAATTCCGGATATCACTTATGTAGCTGACTATAGTTTTACACCGGGAAATACCTAGACTACGCCAAGGTGACATAGCATTAAATCCTACAATGGCTGCTGTCTCAGGGTGTGACCCAGTGTAAATAATAAACCTTACGTACGTGAGTGGATCGAAATGGGAACACGTGTGTCCAGTATAGCCTGCCCAACACTCACACTGACCATTCCAGCACGTGCCATATTTACAGTCTTCTGAGCATGCGCAGATGCCGGGACCCATACAACTTATTCCTGCAAAATTACATTGAGTTTCCCATATACTGTAACTTACTTTATTCACTAGAAACACACTTGATGTAATTTTGCGAAAGAGCTTTGCGAATTTAATCTTGTGCAAATAATTGAATATAGTTGTAGTGCACtatgaaaattttaatttgggTCATGAATTTATGTCTTTGCGAATGCATTTAAAATAGACCAGGTTTTCTTGTCTGGCATTCTTCTAGAACCCGCTTGAATGGAGTTCTCTGAATGTTATAAATAGcgatttttaattattttcaagcATCAGATATGGTTTATGtgtgagaaaaaaatactttcaaaagcaaaatacaTAAACCGAATGGAGGTATTTTTCAGGGCTCCTTTCTTGGGCCACTCATATTGAACAAGAAGCGTTATCGCCGCATTGACGACAATTTGTACATTACGGCATTCCATCAAATGGTATAGGTATGTAAAGATATTTACACAAAACTGACAAAACGTACATAATAATTCAAACAAGTTagtttaataaaaattaaagtatatttattaaaaCGAAAACAATGAGTATGgaaaacataattaaataaatcTAAAAGGTTCATATAAAAGTTCATAAAAAAAGGTTTAATGTTCCCAGTTCGCTGTTCTGACAAACATGATATTTTGTTCCGCTGTTTGCATTTAAAGTCCAATCTTTACGTGGCGTTTGCGGTCTGTGTGTGTCCTGTCTTTCCTCATCCTTTCTTTAACATTGACCTTCATCTTTGCTCTGACCTTGGCCTCTAACTTGAGTCGTTCCTGCCTCTCCTCTCCTTGCTTTACAGCAAGCACAACCTCCAGTTTTCGTCGAACGACTTTCATGTTTTCCAAAGTAATGAATTTTATATTGCCGATAGTTGCGGCCGCCTCATTTAACTTTGTCGGGGTCAAGGTCGggatgacctttgaccttttgaTGCTCGTTGGTAAACCATCGTCGTTGTTGACGTCAACGATGCTGTTGTCACTAAGTTTGACTCGACATATCAACGGTGTGACTTTTGGATTTTCAGTACATAGCGCGGCTTTGTCTGTTTTCTTTACCACACGGAATTTACTGTAGAGGGCGCGCTTATCAACTGTAGGTACACTGGTGAGCTGGTCCCTGTGTTGTTTAGCCTCAGTTTCGTCAGAGCGCTTCCGTTTACGTGACACGCTATCCTGTGCATCCTGAGCTTGTTGTACGGCGTTGACGttctgtaaaatacaaagtGTTAAAATATTTCTTCAGAGAATGAAAATGAACGTAATTAAGGGAATCAGTAAATCGAGATATGAGGTCAGTTTGCaacaaaatgtttctttttaatttggtatgattagttttacgtcctattaacagccagggtcatttaaggacgtgtcaggtttgttggtggaggaaagccggagtacccggagaaaaaccaccgaccagcggtcagtacctggcaattgccccacatgggattcgaactcgcaactcagaggtggagggcatgtcttttttaatcttatttaaatataattgcTAGTACTACGTCGCTATTCTGCcaaataaaaatcatgtttaaaGATTGCAATCAGTCCACATAACTCTCCATCGAGCATAGTGTATTTTGCGAACGAATTAAACGACAATCGAATCGAAATGACAGCACAAATGCATTTGGAGTGAAAATGTAAAGACATAAACCAGAATTACTCATATTCTCACTTTACCTGCGACTGAGCGGTTTGATGTAGGTAGGATTCCGTATAGTTCACGTTGTCCCATTTGACCTGCCCTGTAAGTTGAACATCACATTGACCCCCGACACCACGAGACATGTCTTGTCCTTGTGACACGTTCACGCCTTTCTGTGTATCCATGTTGTCAGTCCATGCTGCATTGCCGCGATACATCTGGATTTCAGTGTCATTTTTCAAACTAACGGTATCGTTTACCAATGTTCTGTTGCCTTGACGACAACTTCCATAAACTGCTGTCGAATTGAGAACAGGGTACGATTTTTTGGTGCTATTGACGTCATAGATATTTTGGTACAACAATCCAGTTTTGTTCAAGTAGGACTGTTCTGTGTCCAGTGACGTTTGTTTGACCGTGTGACATCCTAACACGCCGTTCTGACTGTGTGTGATATTGGTCTGTTTGACATCGCGGTACCACGGGGCCTCCACTCCGCCAGTGACTTGACTACCGTGTGATAATTGCGTGTATCCGTGATACATGTTGGTATCATTCCAACTGTAGGTGTTCGGGAGGTACGGCTCAGTTCCAATGTGGGTACAGTTCACGGTTCCGGTTTTCCAGCCATCACTCCCTCCATTAGTTAACACTCTACCATGATAATGTCCACCATCGTTGTAAACCTCGTGATATTGGCTGACCAGATAGTGATGATTATTCTGTTGTAAGAAACAAAATATCTCAGTTAATGTCTCAAGTGATTGATAATGGATTGGAATTAATGGTGttcttttacatatatataaacgcATGATTGGTATTATCTACACCTTATAGAAGTATAACTCTAAAATTGTCGTAGATAATGGCATTTGGAGTCTAGTATGTAACTTATATAAATGTGGAAACAGACACCTTTTAATCACCAAATATAGCTATGGTTATCAGCCAGGATGTGTATGCAGCAAAATAGGTTGAAGAAGGGAAAATATTGAAAAGCCTCGCTTCGAAACGAAAATACATAAAGTTTGCTTAATTATAGTCGACTTCAAATTCGTAGTTGCATAGATACAGATACATAGGTTTACTATAAGTGAATTATTTATCTTGCATTGTCTTTGTTCCTACAGTGATATTTAGCATTTCGGGTATAAAAACTTCCAACCGATCACGTTAAAAAAGGGTATTACAAATCATCGAAGTGCTTATAAACTACAGTTATAAAACTAATACAAAATCAAATTGTACAACGAAAACTTGTAACCTCGTTTACGTacaagtatgaaaacaaatcatTCAGGGTGGTAAAAAACCTGTCATTCCAAGTACATACCTTTTCCATATTGTTAAGGTGAA from Argopecten irradians isolate NY chromosome 15, Ai_NY, whole genome shotgun sequence encodes:
- the LOC138308972 gene encoding uncharacterized protein, whose product is MEKNNHHYLVSQYHEVYNDGGHYHGRVLTNGGSDGWKTGTVNCTHIGTEPYLPNTYSWNDTNMYHGYTQLSHGSQVTGGVEAPWYRDVKQTNITHSQNGVLGCHTVKQTSLDTEQSYLNKTGLLYQNIYDVNSTKKSYPVLNSTAVYGSCRQGNRTLVNDTVSLKNDTEIQMYRGNAAWTDNMDTQKGVNVSQGQDMSRGVGGQCDVQLTGQVKWDNVNYTESYLHQTAQSQNVNAVQQAQDAQDSVSRKRKRSDETEAKQHRDQLTSVPTVDKRALYSKFRVVKKTDKAALCTENPKVTPLICRVKLSDNSIVDVNNDDGLPTSIKRSKVIPTLTPTKLNEAAATIGNIKFITLENMKVVRRKLEVVLAVKQGEERQERLKLEAKVRAKMKVNVKERMRKDRTHTDRKRHVKIGL